The Aquila chrysaetos chrysaetos chromosome 6, bAquChr1.4, whole genome shotgun sequence genome window below encodes:
- the ORMDL1 gene encoding ORM1-like protein 1 — MNVGVAHSEVNPNTRVMNSRGMWLTYALGVGMLHIVLLSIPFFSVPVAWTLTNVIHNLGMYVFLHAVKGTPFETPDQGKARLLTHWEQLDYGVQFTSSRKFFTISPIILYFLASFYTKYDPTHFILNTTSLLTVLIPKLPQLHGVRIFGINKY, encoded by the exons ATGAACGTAGGAGTTGCCCACAGTGAGGTAAATCCAAACACGCGGGTGATGAACAGTCGTGGAATGTGGCTGACATATGCGCTCGGAGTCGGCATGCTGCACATTGTCTTGCTCAGCATTCCTTTCTTTAGTGTCCCTGTTGCCTGGACTTTAACAAATGTGATTCACAACCTG ggAATGTATGTGTTTTTGCATGCAGTAAAGGGAACTCCTTTTGAAACACCTGATCAGGGGAAAGCTAGGCTACTAACACACTGGGAACAACTGGACTATGGAGTACAGTTTACATCTTCAAGAAAATTCTTCACAATCTCTCCTATAATTCT GTACTTCCTGGCGAGTTTCTACACAAAGTATGATCCAACACACTTTATCCTCAACACCACCTCTCTCCTGACCGTGCTTATCCCCAAGCTGCCACAGTTGCATGGCGTTCGAATCTTTGGCATCAATAAATATTAA